From Spirochaetota bacterium:
TACCGGACCGGCATGAATTCCTTGTTGTAAAAACGCTCGAAACGCACCGATGCATCCCTTTGCGAGATAATCCCCGATAACGCGATCACACCCATAAGCAATATTAATACAAGGCATGACAGCATCACTTTCAGCGAAACCCTGAGGTTATTGAACCACTTCATCGCCATCCTCCGTTAATCTCTTATTACGCGAAAATTACGCGCGACGAAAAACCGGCTTCTTTCCGAAATTCAATATGCGCCACATCCGTCGCAGAAAGGAATGTTCATGCCGGCCCACACCAGCCCGGGGAGGAAGGTACTTCAGCGATGCAATCCGGATATTGGTTTGAACCGACTTCCCTTTCGTCCACGGGAGGGATTACGCGCTATCGCCCTTCGGGGGCACCCGATCGCGAGGCAGCCGCCGCTACATCCCTGTGACAACCGCGACTCCACGCTCATGATCCTAAGACTGCCGCACGATAAAGTCAATCTATTTTGGAAGCCGTTTTTTCGCCGCCGTCTTTTTTCCCCGCATCCCAATAAGATGGGCGCAGCAGGAAAACATTAGCGCCACTGCAGAAAAACCGTTAGTCGGCCATCATGGAAACACTTACAGAGACGTTTACCTTCGTCGCCGGCTCCCGACCTCCCCGCCTCTCGATACGCCGCCGAAACGCCTAAGTGATTGACTTCACGCCGTAGTGAAGAAAGAATCGTCGCGAGGTTAATACGATGAAACGCATCCGCTCGATACCGTTCGCGCTGACGCTGACCGCCATTATATGCGCGCTTACACCCGGTTCGGAAAACCAGGCGAAGACCTCCAATGGCGACACGATCCACCTTTCGGGCGGCGCGACACTGAACCCGCGCGGGAGAACCGTATTTGCAAGTCCTCATCTTCCGCTCATCAACCGTATCGCCGCCGAGGAGGGCGTGGACGACTACCTCGTCCAGTGCATCGTCAAGGTCGAGTCGGATTTCAACGCGGGAGCGGTATCGGTCGCCGGCGCGGCGGGCCTCATGCAGATCATGCTCGACGTC
This genomic window contains:
- a CDS encoding transglycosylase SLT domain-containing protein; amino-acid sequence: MKRIRSIPFALTLTAIICALTPGSENQAKTSNGDTIHLSGGATLNPRGRTVFASPHLPLINRIAAEEGVDDYLVQCIVKVESDFNAGAVSVAGAAGLMQIMLDV